aaaggctggatagacttggcttatactcgctagaatttaggagattgagaggggatcttatagaaacgtacaaaattcttatggggttggacaggctagatgcaggaagattgttcccgatgttggggaagcccaggacaaggggtcacagcttaaggataagggggaaatcctttaggaccgagatgagaagaaactttttcacacagagagtggtgaatctctggaactctctgccacagaaggtagttgaggccacagttcattggctatatttaagagggagttagatgtggcccttgtggctaaagggatcagggggtatggagagaaggcaggtacgggatactgagttggatgatcagctatgatcatattgaatggcggtgcaggctcgaagggccgaatggcctactcctgcacctattatctatgtatctatgtacctccaggcccctcagatcggccgacttggggctgctgaatatcaatcaatcaatcaatcaagcactttattcatctccgaggggcaatttaaagggcgcattacagtagcttttaaaaaaagaaagggaaCAATCAACGAAgtgacaaacattcaaagctactctctgcaccaaccGGTCGACCACACGAGCAGTGATCCgacaaggattgggttgtcagcagcgatacaataatgaagaacacacaaaaatgtgacacaaacatccaccacagcattcatcactgtggtggaaggcacaaacatttggccagtccccctccatttccccccccgtagacaggaccagagtctagagtcagtccaggatcggctcttcctcaccggagaccgcggctttagattgttgtaggccgcagaccggcggtcgagatttaaagtccccgccgcagccagaagcaccgtagactgcagggccggcggtctaggcataagcttaggggcgatcgtgcctttgtggttgcagcccctagactgtggaacagcagcacccctcttcccatcagaatgaacaaccccctccatcgactcctttaagtcaagactaaaaacatatctatactcccaagcctttcctgacgtccactgagcgagggctatatgtatatatgtatgtagtttgtttgtctatacgattcttataacaaatttaaaacactttggccaacgagagttgttttttaaatgtgctatataaatatatgtgtgacttgacttgacttgaacccgaaacggtggcacagcgggtagagctgctgcctcacagacctgactacaggtgctggtccgtaccttttccccgtgacctgcgtgggttttctccgggatctccggttgcctcccacactccaaagacgtgctggtttggtgcaggtttgtaggttaattggctccggtataTAGtttctaaattgtccccagtgtgatcCCAGGAACGagcgggttaacgtacgatgagcgtttgtcggcaacgggcctgcactcgctggagtttagaaggatgatggggggcctcattgaaacttacagaataacgaaaggcctggatagagtggatgtggagaggatgtttccactagtgggagagtctaggaccagagggcacagcctcaggattaaaggacgctcttttagaaaggaggtgaggaggaacttcttcagtcagagggtggtgaatctgtgtggaattcattgccacagacggctgtggaggccacaagtcagtggatatttttaaggcagagatagatagattcttgattagagcgggtgtcaggggttacggggagaaggcaggagaatggggttaggaggcagagatagatcacccatgatcaaatggcggagtagactcggtgggccgaatggcctaattctgcctctatagcttgtgtgtaggatagtgttagtgtgcggggatcgctggtcggcgcggacttagtgggccgaagggcctgtttccgcgctgtatctcgaaactgtaCGACGTTTCGAGGGGGGGGGCAGCAGGAATATCTGTGATGGGGATTCGAGGGAacttgcggatgctggaatcttgaggggagaacaagctgccggagtaactcagcgggtcaggcagcatccctggagaagaagggatcggtgacgtttcgggccggggatCCTCCCTCAggcccgacacgaaacgtcgcccatcctttttctgttgcccgtcccgctgagttactccagcacttggcggtataaaccagcatctgcggttccgcagggctctggtgaggccacatctggagtattgcggacagttttggtctcctaacttgaggaaggacatccttgtgattgaggcagtgcagcgtaggttcaccagattgatccctgggatggcgggactgtcatatgaggaaagattgaaaagactaggcttgtattcactagagtttagaaggatgagggggcatcttatagaaacatataaaattataaaaggactggacaagctagatgcaggaaaaatgttcccaatgttgggcgagtccagaaccaggggccacacagtcttagaataaaggggaggccatttaagactgaggtgagaaaaaactttttcacccagagagttgttaatttatggaattccctgccacagagggcagtggaggccaagtcactggatggatttaagagagagttagatagagctctaggggctagtggaatcaagggatatggggagaaggcaggcacgggttactgataggggacgatcatgaatgacggtgcaggctcgaagggccgaatggcctcctcctgcacatattttctatgtttctatgttccattctgcaccgatcagcacaggaacaggcccttcagcccgcgggTGTCCGTGCTGGACATGGTGCAAAGTTAACCTGatctccactgcctgcatgtggtccatatccctccatctctctgtctgtctaaaaacctctcaaacatcactatcatatctgtgtaTGATGAGGCTGTGGATAGGGAGATTCACTcctggtacatagataggactggtttagagggatttgggccaaacgcaggcaggtgggaccagtgtagctggggcatgttggctggtgtgggcgagttgggccgaagggcctgtttccacactgtatcactctgtgactatgacctaTACTATAACCCTCTCtcttccccgtgtgtgtgtgtgtgtgttgggctgcctgtgtgtttatgtgcgtgtgtgtgtgtgtgtgtgtgtctgtggctgCCTGTGTGTTTATGTGCACGTGTGTGTTTATGTGCGCGTGTCTGCGTGCttgcatgtgtgtgcgtatgcatgcgtgtgtatgtgtgcgtgtgcgcatgtCTGTGCgcgtctgtatctgtgtgtgtttgCACGTGTGTCCGTgtctgtgcacgtgtgtgtgtgtctatgcacctgtgtgcgtgtctgcgtgcgtgtgcgtgtctgtgtgtgcatgtatctctgtgtgtgcgtgtccgtgtatctgtgtgcgtgcgtgtctgtatgtgcgtgcgcgcgtgtgtttgtgtgcgtgtgtctgcgtgcgtgtctctgtgtgtctgtgtgcgtgtatctgtgtgtgtgtacgtgtacgtgtctgtgtacgtgtgtgtgtgcgtgtctgtgtgtgtgtgcatgtgtgtgcgtgtgtgtgtctctgcttgtctgtatgtgtgtacgtgtgtgtatctgtgtacgtgtgtgtgtgtgtttgtgtacgtgtgtgtgtgtgtgtgtttgtgtacgtgtgtgtgtgtacgtgtgtgtgtgtacgtgtgtgtgtctgtgtacgtgtgtgtctgtgtgcgtatacgtgtgtgtgtctgtgtacgtgtgtgtgtctgtgtgtacgtgtgtgtctgtgtgcgtatacgtgtgtgtgtctgtgtgtacgtgtgtgtctgtgtgtacgtgtgtgtgtgtgtctgtgtgtgtacgtgcatgtgtgtgtgtacgtgtgtgcgtgtgcgtgtgtagaATGGTGCTGGAGAGCAGCAGTGTTGCAGTCACAGCCCAGTCCCTGGATCTACACAGCAGCTGCGGCCGATCGTGTCAGCTCCAGCCCACGCCCGATGCCGTCGACCCCTCCCCGCCCAGCAAGGACGTCAAATACGGAGAGGTCATCGTGCTGGGGTAAgcgttccctccccctccccccctccctcagcctagcgggtagagccgctgcctcacggcgccagacacccgggttccaccctgaccacgGTCGCTGTCtatacggtgtttgcacgttttctccccgtgacctgcgcgggttttctccgggcgctccggtttcctcccacactccaaagacgtgcgggtttgtaggttaattggcttcggtaaattgtccacAGTATAGTGTGTAGGGTGAAACTAGTGTGCgatgatcgctggacggcacggactcggtgggccgaagggcctgtttccatgctgtgtctctaaatcctACCCCTGTTGTCAATGGccaacattgtccccagtgtgtgtaggatagtgttagtgttcgttAGGGGGGGGGGATCGCCgctcggcactgactcggtgggatttccgtgttgtatctcgaaactaaatttgCCGTTTGCCCCCCACCCCTCGCCGCAGGTACAACGGGTCGCTAGGCAACGGGGACAGAGGTCGACGGCGTAGCCGATTAGCGCTGTACAAGAGGCCTAACGCCAACGGTGTCAAACCGGACCTGGTACACATCACCTCGACGCCCCTGGTCACCAAGGTAGCCCACCCCCCTCACCGATCCTCCCGCGGCGCAACGCTCCCTCGCTTGCCGATccaacgccccccccccaccgttcCTCCCCGTGGGGGATTTGAACCGGTGATCGCCCGCAGACTGAGCCTGGGGCCTTTGCTTGCAGGCCTTGAGCAACATGGGGCATCACAGCGTGTCGTACACACTCTCCCGCAGCCAGTCCGTCATCGTGGAGTACAGTCACGACAACAACACAGACATGTTCCAGGTAACCAGGgcaacggagggggggggggggagaggggagcgggTACAAGCGGAGGGAGGAGGTggaagggggaagagaagggagtaAAACACTGACTTTCACCCCTCTAAccactatccccctctccctcctctctctctctcatccctttccccccatcctccccctcactcttcctCTCCCCATCaaccctctctccgtctctcgtACCCGCTTCTCCTctcacttctccccccctccgcTCTCTCCCCTTCCTACTTCCCTccgccctcctctcccaccctctcctctcccttccctccctcttctctcccccctcttctctcccccctcttctctcctaccctcctatcccctccccctcctctcctcctcccctcccccttcccctctcttctcccccctcctcccccttccccccttcctcctctcctctgccctccctctcccctccgtcccttctcctccccctccctcccttccctccctcttctctccccctcttctctcctaccctcctatcccttcccctcctctcctccccctccccctctctcccctctcatctccctccctcctatcccttccctctccctcctcccttcctcccctccccctctttctccctccctcctctcccttccccctcctctccccttccctctcctctgctctccttcccttctctcctgccctccatctcccctcctctcccttcccccctcctctccctcctctcttcccctccccctcctctcccccccagatTGGCCGCTCCACGGAGACGCTGATCGACTTTGTGGTGACGGACACGGCTCCCAGCTCGCCGGGTGGCGGTGGTGCGGTGGTCGGCGTAGGCTGCGGCGTTGGCTGCGGCGTTGACGGCATTGGGGGCTGCGTGGGTGTCGGCTGCGGGGGCGTGGGCGGGGGCGTGGGCGTTGGTGGGGGTGTTGGcggcgagtctccggcgctgcagagCACCATCTCCCGCTTCGCCTGCCGCATCACCTGCCAGCGCTCGCAACCCCACACCGCCCGCGTCTACGCTGCCGGCTTCGACTCCTCCAACAACATCTTCCTCGGGgtgagtggtggggggagggacaggaggagacagtttaagagtaaggggtaagccatttagaacggagatgaggagaaactttattccatagaaaataggtgcaggagtaggccattcggcccttcgagcctgcaccgccattcaatatgatcatggctgatcatccaactcagtatcctgtacctgccttctctccataccccctgatccctttagccacaagggccacatctaactccctcttaaatatagccaatgaactgtggcctcaactaccttctgtggcagagaattccacaggttcaccactctctgcctgaaaaaaaaaaacttctcatctcggtcctaaaagatttctcccttatcctcaaactgtgaccccttgtcctggacttccccaacatcgggaacaatcttcctgcatctagcctgtccaaccccttaagaattttgtaagtttctataaaatcccctctcaattttctaaattatagcgaatacaagccgagtctatccagtctttcttcatatgaaagtcctcccaccccaggaatcagtctggtgaaccttctctgtacaccctctatggcaagaatcccaggatggcgggcctgtcatatgctgagagaatggagcggctgggcttgtatactctggagttcagaaggatgataggggatcttattgaaacatataagattgttaagggtttggacacgctagatgcaggaaacatgttcccgatgttgggggagtccagaaccaggggccacacacacagtttaggaataagtggttggccatttagaacggagacgacgaaacactttttctcacagagagttgtgagtctgtggaattctctgcctcagagggcggtggaggccagttctctggatgctttcaagagagagttagatagggctcttaaagatagcggagtcaggggatatggggataaggcaggaatggggtactgattgtggatgatcagccatgatcacattgaatggcggtgctggctcgaagggccgaatggcctactcctgcacctattgtctataaggggagggggggggggagagaagagggatgggagagagattgagagaggggagggttaggttgtggggggggtgtgaGCGTGTGGGACTGGTCGCTGCTCTAACCCGTCCCCCTGTCTGCGTGCAGGAACGTGCGGCCAAGTGGCGGACCTCAGATGGGCTGATGGACGGTTTGACCACCAACGGGGTGCTGGTCATGCACCCGGCTCACGGCTTCACCCACGACTCGACCCCCGGACCCTGGCGCGAGATCTCCGTGTGCGGGAAGGTGTACGCTCTACGGGAAACTCGTTCCGCACAGCAGCGGGGAAAGCTGGTACGTCACAccgcactctgtgtgtgtgtaatcctgactgtgtgactgtgtctgactgtgtgtgtgtgtctgactgtgtctgtgtgtgtgtgtctgtaatcctgactgtgtgtgtgtgtctgactgtgtgtgtctgaatgtgtgtgtgtgtgtgtaatcctgactgtgtgtatgactgtgtgtgtgtgtgactgtgtgtgtgggactgtGTGTGGAatcctgtgtgcgtgtgtgtctgactgtgtgtgtgtgtctgtgtgtaatcctgactgtgtgtgtgtgtgtgtgactgtgtgtgtatgtgtgtgtaatcCTGACTATGTGACTGTGCGTGTGTGACTGTGAGTGAATCTGCATCTGTGTGTACATCTCTGACTGTGCGTGTCGGCACAACAGAGGGGTAAACTGTTACGTGACCCCGTCTCTGTCCtcactctccctgtctctctgcctctcacaccttcattatctctctctctaggttcaggaataactacttccccacagccatcaggttattaaacctggctcggacaaaactctatgattattaataacccattttctgttatttgcactttatcagtttatttattcatgtgtgtatatatttatattatggtatatggacacactgatctgttttgtagtcaatgcctactatgttctgaagcaaagcaagaatttaattgtcctatacaggtacacattgaattgaattgaattacctttattgtcattcagaccttacggtctgaacggaatttcgtgcctgcagtcatacatacaataataaacaacactaaacacaaattaacatccgccacagtgagtcctccaaacacctcctcactgtggtggaggcaaaaatcttagagctgcagtctcttccctcctcttctccctctgcgctgaggcgattccccaccgggcgatggtacaaacagtcccgcggctcaccgaaccccgcgaacgggccggctcaaacaccgcggcccggggtggtcgaagctgccgccctccagtccagcagacacaGCTGttgggcccgcggctcaaccccggactcaggtcaccgccgccagaacgccgtcccagccccgagccggatcgccctcacgtgagtgccgttcctccctcgagctgggccgctccgacgtgagtgccgttcctccctcgagctgggccgctccgacgtgagtgccgttcctccctcgagctgggccgctccgacagaaatgccacagcccctcacgggagagtctcagccccgcccgcgccaggccgccctcacgggagcgtcacagcccctcacgggagcgacgttccagccccgagctgggccgccctcacgggagcgagcccagggcaagtcctgactggctctgcctccggagtctcgaggtcgccagctccgtcattaggcctcagcgcagacggaggcagagaagggggatacgacaaaaaagtcgcattcccccgaagggagagacagcaagccccgtttcaaccccccccccccacataaacacaacctaaaaaccaaaaacttaactagacaaaccgaataaaaaacaacacaaaaaagtaaaaacaaacggactgcaggcgagccgccacttccggactcacttgaacttgaactctttctctctctgtccccctcaccctccctccctccaggtGGAGAATGAGTCTAACGTTCTGCAGGACGGTTCTCTGATCGACCTGTGCGGGGCGACGCTGCTTTGGAGGAGTCCGCAGGGCCTGGACCAGGCCCCTACGCTGAAGCAGCTGGAGTCGCTGCGGAGGGAGGTGAACGCAGCACGCCCGCAGTGCCCGGTGGGCCTGAGCACGCTGGCCTTCCCCAGCCTGGCCCGGCGCGAGGGGGTGGACAAGCAGCAGCCCTGGGTGTACATGAGCTGTGGCCACGTGCACGGCTACCACGACTGGGGCTGCCGCAAGGAGTgcggagagaggggcgggggcccggaggagagggagtgccccCTCTGCCGGCGAGTGGGGCCCTACGTCCCACTGTGGATGGGCAGCGAGGCGGCCTCCTACCTAGACGCCGGCCCCCCCACCCACGCCTTCTGCCCCTGCGGCCACGTCTGCTCCGCCAAGACTGTGAAGTATTGGTCGCGGGTCCCTCTGCCACACGGAACCCACGCCTTCCACGCAGCCTGCCCGTTCTGTGCCACCTGGCTGACCGGGGACAAGGGCCACGTCCGCCTCATCTACCAGGGCCCGCTCGACTGAACTCTGACCTCCAACCTCCCAGCttgaccccctccaccccctagaGGACTGTAGTTATGCAAAAAAACCCCTgtcgtttttttttaaagaaataaaatgaaaagaAGTAAATAAGTTTCAAATACAATGGGTTTTCTCTGCAGAGGGCTTCAccagaatgacacaaaatgctggagtaactcagcgggccaggcagcatctatggagagaaggaatggtgacgtttcgggtcgagaccagctctctgactcagagggcagtggaggctggttctctggatgctttcaagagagagctagatagagctcttaaagattagcggagtcaagggatatggggagaaggcaggaacggggtgggggaactgattggggatgatcagccatgatcacattgaatggtggtgctggctcgaagggccaaatggcctactcctgcacttattgtctctggctgtggtaggatgattcagttgcctgataacagccgggaagaaactgtccttgaatctggaggtgtg
Above is a window of Amblyraja radiata isolate CabotCenter1 chromosome 45, sAmbRad1.1.pri, whole genome shotgun sequence DNA encoding:
- the LOC116968624 gene encoding E3 ubiquitin-protein ligase pellino homolog 1-like — protein: MVLESSSVAVTAQSLDLHSSCGRSCQLQPTPDAVDPSPPSKDVKYGEVIVLGYNGSLGNGDRGRRRSRLALYKRPNANGVKPDLVHITSTPLVTKALSNMGHHSVSYTLSRSQSVIVEYSHDNNTDMFQIGRSTETLIDFVVTDTAPSSPGGGGAVVGVGCGVGCGVDGIGGCVGVGCGGVGGGVGVGGGVGGESPALQSTISRFACRITCQRSQPHTARVYAAGFDSSNNIFLGERAAKWRTSDGLMDGLTTNGVLVMHPAHGFTHDSTPGPWREISVCGKVYALRETRSAQQRGKLVENESNVLQDGSLIDLCGATLLWRSPQGLDQAPTLKQLESLRREVNAARPQCPVGLSTLAFPSLARREGVDKQQPWVYMSCGHVHGYHDWGCRKECGERGGGPEERECPLCRRVGPYVPLWMGSEAASYLDAGPPTHAFCPCGHVCSAKTVKYWSRVPLPHGTHAFHAACPFCATWLTGDKGHVRLIYQGPLD